The nucleotide sequence TATAGGTTCCGCGTGTAATTGAATCACCAAAGCAGAGCACGCGGCTGGTTCCGTCATTCGATGGTCCCCATTTTACGTAGGGACTTGTTGCTTCGAATGCTTTAAAAGAGTCGGTCCTGAACGGGACAAGAGGAAAGCCTTCATTATTATAAAGATTCGCATTCGGAAATCCGGCCCAGGCATAACGCACTGCAATCGGCATTTTCACATTAGGACTCGATAGAATCACGGTCTTGCCCTCTATTTTAGCCTCCGCATGGACAAATTTTTTGTCGGTACCGCAGATCACAAACCCTTTGACGGAATCGGCACTGACTTTCTTTGTGGCTAGATTAATGGCTTGAGGTCTAATACCCTCGCCGACATTCTTCAAGCTTAGGCTTACCGTGTTGCCGGATATTTTCATCGAGTCGAACATCGGTCCCATCGAATTGGTTTTTTCACCATAGGCAAGGCGCCCGGCTTCTGCCGCTAATCGCTTTGCAAGATCAACTTTCGCATAGGGGTGGATGTTAGTTGTGTGTCCTAGGTCTGTGGCCACAGCCATTGCGGTATTCGGAAGTTCTAGTGCGGCAGCCTGCGATTCGCGGATTATCGGCCAATTGACATCGGTATCGAATTTCGTCTCTTCATTATAGCCGGCCAACTGTACGAAAAGAAAGGGGAAATCACCCTGATTCCACTGTTTGCGCCAGCTGCTAATATGTTCTTTGAAAAGGTCCTCGTAGAGTTCGCAGCTTTTTTCGCCACGACTATTATTCTCACCCTGATACCAGATGACTCCTTTGAATGCCATTTTCTGTAGAGGGTGAATCATTGCCTTGTAATAGCTGCTTTTACTTAGCTTTTTAGAAAATTTAGCTTGTACGTCTTCAGACATCCAGCTTTGTATAGAAGTTGCTCCACGTGCAGCGGCAATTAGACCAATAGGGATATTGAGCTTAGTATTGAGCTCACGCCCGAATATATAGCCGACAGCAGAGAAATAACTTGCCGAACTTATGTCAGATACTTGCCATGAGTTTTTGTATTGCTTCAGAGGCTTGATTTGAGTTTGTGGACTGTCGGCAGTTTCAGGGTTTAAGGCCATCAGGCGGATAGTCGGATACTTGACCGCTTGCTCAATAATTTTTTTAAATTCCGCAGCACGTGGTCCGCCGCCTCGCTCGGAAGAACTCGAATAGCTTCTCAGTTCGCCATGCATATTGGATTGTCCGGTACATATCCATATATCCCCGACCAGAACATTGGAGATATTTTTTTGTTCATCGCCGGATGTAAGCGTCAGGGTGCGGCTTTCTGCGGAGGCCTCAAGCTTATTTAATGTCGTGTGCCATTCTCCGGAGGCGTCAGCAGTGGCTTTCTGGCTTTGCCCGTCAAAAGTTATTGTGATTTTCTGATTCGGATCAGCCGTGCCCCAGATGGGAAGCGGTTTATCGCGTTGTAGAACCATGTTGTCAGTGAAGAGAGCATTTAGCTTCACGTCAGCTGAAGTCATTAACGTGAATATCGTTAGTAGTGCAAATATTTTATTCATGCTATTTTCCCATAGTCACTGCTATCACTTAACTGCGGCAGCGGCAGATGCAGCCATCAGTTTAGCACCATCTGCATTTGGATGAATACCATCTTTAAAATACTTTGCCTCAGATGGTACCGCACCGTGAAAGTCTATGATGGAAAGCTTTAATTCATCGGCCACCTGTTTTACCAATGGCATAACACCGTTGACAATTGCATCCTCGGTCATTCCCCAACGGGTTTTCTGAACGGGCACCGGCGTGGCCAGAAAAACAGTCGGTTTCGAAGCAAGATCCTGAAAGGATTTAACAAGAGCTTTTAAATCTCCTGCAAACTCTGCATGGTGCTTCCAGTTATTGGGTTTTATATCGTTGGTTCCTAATTTAATGATCACAATATTTGGATTGAAGCTCAATGCTTTTTTATAGGCCTTATTATTCCAGTATGGTTTGTCACCCTTCTTCAAAAGTGTACGAGCGGAGACGCCAAAATTGCCGACCTTGTACGTATTGCCGAGCAAGGCTTGGAGCTGAGCGGGGTAACTGTTCGTCTCCCGGTCTTTGATTCCAGCACCATATGTGATACTATCACCAACACAAGCAATTCGGATGAGCTTATCCGCATGTAGCGTTGAGCTAATTAATGTAAAAATAAATAGCGCGATGATTTTCGTTCGAATTGTCATAATGTTTTGCCTTTTTTTAGTATTTTATATAAGGATTAATGTATAAGAGGGGAAGCATAAAAGCCTTATTTATGGAAGAATTATTTTCTGTTTCATACGCAGTTATCATTTTTTTCTTTTACTCTTGGATTTTCCTTTTTTCTTTGCGCTTATCACAGAGCCCGCATCATTAAAATTATCCGTTCTGAAAGGCACTGCAGGCAGGCCTTCTTTATTGGCAAAGTTACTGCGCGGGAAGCCATCCCATGCATAACGGACAGCAAGAGGCATGGCCACTGTTTTAGCTGAAACAACAATGGTATCTCCTTTAACAAAAGCATAGGCAGCCACGAATTCTTTATCAGCTCCACAGATAGTGAAGCCTTTAAGTACATTAGCTTTAACGAGCTCTTTATCCCAGAGAGTATCTTTTGCAGTCAAGCCAGAGCCCGCGTGATCGAATGAAATGACCACACTATTTCCTTTGATCTCATGTGATTTGTATTGTGGCCCTGAGTAGACAATATCTTCTCCATAAGCAAGCTTTCGAGCACAGAGTACAAGACGTTCTGAAACAGCAATCTTGTGATGAGGATGAATATTGAACTCGACACCCTTATCGAGCGCCAAAGCCATGGCCGTATTCGCTAGCTCAAGTGCTTTGGTCTGCGACTCACGCAAAAATGGCCAAGTGACAGGTGCATTTGTGCCCTTTGTTTTTGCATAGCCAGCAAGCTGTACATAGAGGAATGGGAAATCGCCCAATCCCCATGCCTTGCGCCAGTCGGTGATCATTATCTTAAAGTTTTTAGCGTATGCCAGACTCGATTGAATAGTGCGTGCATTATTCTCACCCTGATACCAGATTACACCTTTAATCGCAAATTTGTGCAAGGGCGCAATCATGCCATTATAGCCGGATTTACCAACTTTGGCACCAAGCGCTTTTTTAGAATTATTAGTCATCCAGGTTTCTACTGCTGTCCCTCCTTTATTGCTATCAATCAGTCCGATCGGCACGTTCAGGTGTACTGACAAGTTCTTAGCGAAAACATAGCCTACGGCAGAAGTTAATGGCGTTATTTCTACACTTGGAGCCTGCCAGGACTTACTAAATGAATCCTCAATTTTCACCTCTTCGACAACTGTACGCGGAAAGTGCTTGGCAATAAGTGCGATTCGTACCTTATCATTAACACTGGTATCGATGATTTTAGCGTACTTTTTTGCCACATCACCAAGTTTTGGGGATAAGAATTTGCCTAGGTCATAATCCATGTTTGACTGGCCAGCGCAGACCCAGACATCTCCCAGCATGACGTTTTTGATCGTGACCGTGTTCTTCCCTTTTACCGTCATGTTAAAGGGCCCACCAGCTTTCATGGGCTTGAGTTTGACAAGCCATTCACCATTAGTGGCAGTGCTTGTTGCTGTTTGACCGTTTATCGTGACGGTCACTTTCTCACCATCATTAGCCTTACCAAAGACCTTTGCGGGAATACCTCGCTGCAGGACCATGTTATCGGTGAACAGACTGTTTAATTTGACATCTGCTTGTGCTGGTGTAGCACAGAACAGAATAATACTTGTAAGTAGGCAAGCGCTTATTTTACTTTTAACTAATGAGTTCGTTGATATTTTCATTCTAAACCTCTTTTCTAATTCACAGTCAAACCGGGAAGGGTAGAGATTTTTGATGAATTTTTGAAAGTACTATAGATTATTCTTGATGCTCTCTGCTACGAGTTCGGCTAATTTTTGTTTACCGACTTCATTGAAATGAACGTTTTTGTTTTGCTGCCATTCTTTGAGTTTTGGTAGACTAGCGGAGTAGAGATCGTTGATAGCCACATCGTGCTTTTTCATGACTTCAATAGCCACTTGATTATACTTGACGGCATCTTCGGGTATACGGCAGGGATAAACACCCTCAACATAGGGCGTGGTAGTCGCGAAAATAACTTTTGCACCAGTAGCTTTCAATCGTATAACAATCTTCTCTAGACCTTCACGATATTGTTCAAGAGAAATAACTACGGGAACACTAGGGTCATCTGAACGAGCGCCCTTTTTGCGATTGATGCGTTTGAGATCATGGAGTCCAGTATTGAAATGAATCACATCCCACTTCGGTCCCTTGAGCATGCGATCAAGGCCACCATTTATACTACTGGTATGGCCGCAATTCCATGGTTGATCAGTCCCTTCTAGGATGGGGCGATAAACATTGACTTTACCTTCGAGTAAGTCACGGACTTGTAGGGTGTAGCCAATGGAAATTGAATCGCCGATGATCAAGGCATTTGCTTTGCCTTCAATGGGAGTGGGAATCCATTTTTTTCCTTTAGCTTTTTCTTCGGCACTTCCGGGTTCAACGGCGAAGAGAGCTGAGCAAGTCAGGCTTAGGGTGAGCAAGAGTTTGATGATATTATTTTTCATATGATGTTTCCTTGTTTGGCTTAAGTGGTGTTAATAGACTGATTTTTATTGCATCTCGGGGCCAGCCCCGAACCCCGTAAGGAGCTGCCGGCCCTTAACCCGGCGAATTGAGTGCTCCCACTCAAGTTAGGTGAAGTGCTTAACTGATTTCTTATAGTTCTGTTTTGAATAGTCCTGTGGGAAGGCCTTCTTTGTTGTATAGGTTGGCTCCTTCTGGATTAGAGGCCCAGGCATAGCGAACTTCGACAGGCTGTGAAATTTCAGCGTGGCTAACTTCTACCTGATTTGAAGAGATAATTTTTGCCTCAGCCCATTGCCAAGCTCCATCAGCAGCACAAATCTGAAAGCTTTTTAGGGGGGAACTATTTTCTTGTACAGCTTTATGTAGTTCTTTGCTGGCAGTCATTAATCCCGAGCCTGTGTTATCGAAAGTGATAATGACTTTATTCGCTTTGACTTCGTGGGATTTATATGTCGGGCCGCTATGAATGACATCCTCTTTTTTATAGGATTTATTAAGTGCCCAAAAGGCCAATCTTTTACCCGCATCAATTTTATTAATGGGGTGAATATCGGCTGCATCACCAATATCGTTGAGTACGGCCATACCAGAATTTGGGAGGCTCATACATTGGCTTTGTTGGTATTGAATTTGAACCCAAGTACTCGCTTCGGCAGGTTCTAGGAGCGGTTTTTTAAATTGCGCGAGTTGGCACCAATAAAAATCCAAAGGTAAATCCCATGCCTGGCGCCAGCCCTGGATCATTTTTGTAAAACGTTTTTGGTATTGATCTGTTGCAAAACCCGCATTGGCTTCCCCTTGATACCAAATGGCGCCTTTCATAGCGTAGGGGACCAGTGGGGCAATCATGGCATTATAGAGTGTGGAGGGGAGAGTATTATTTTCATCGGGGTTTTTCTGTAGGCGGGGATAATGGGGGCGTTTTTTACCTTCGACGTTAGCTTTCTCTGCGGCAATTTTATGAGCTTCGATTTTTGCTTTGTTTTCAGCAGCTACTTTTTCTTTATCCCAAGTGGATAGGGTTTGATTTAGCTTTGCGATCTCCGCATCATAATATTCTTTAAGTTCATTATCACTTTGGTATTGCGCCGTGGGTATCCAAGCTTCCACGCGGGTTCCTCCCCAGGCGCACTTAATGAGGCCAACGGGAATATTTAATTCTTTGCGAAGTTCGCGGCCAAAATTAAAACCTACGGCAGTGAAACCTTTAACAAAACGTTGATTAGCTGGATACCAAGTACCCACTATGTTTTCTTTTTCATTTAGTGGGGATAATTCGCGACGAACAGTCATTTGGCGAAAGAGTGTATCATTAATATCCTTAATTTCTTCATTCATGAAATCGGTAATAGCTTGATACTTGGGGTTCCTGGGTTTGCGGCAAACGCCACCGAGG is from Lentisphaera profundi and encodes:
- a CDS encoding sialate O-acetylesterase, translated to MNKIFALLTIFTLMTSADVKLNALFTDNMVLQRDKPLPIWGTADPNQKITITFDGQSQKATADASGEWHTTLNKLEASAESRTLTLTSGDEQKNISNVLVGDIWICTGQSNMHGELRSYSSSSERGGGPRAAEFKKIIEQAVKYPTIRLMALNPETADSPQTQIKPLKQYKNSWQVSDISSASYFSAVGYIFGRELNTKLNIPIGLIAAARGATSIQSWMSEDVQAKFSKKLSKSSYYKAMIHPLQKMAFKGVIWYQGENNSRGEKSCELYEDLFKEHISSWRKQWNQGDFPFLFVQLAGYNEETKFDTDVNWPIIRESQAAALELPNTAMAVATDLGHTTNIHPYAKVDLAKRLAAEAGRLAYGEKTNSMGPMFDSMKISGNTVSLSLKNVGEGIRPQAINLATKKVSADSVKGFVICGTDKKFVHAEAKIEGKTVILSSPNVKMPIAVRYAWAGFPNANLYNNEGFPLVPFRTDSFKAFEATSPYVKWGPSNDGTSRVLCFGDSITRGTYIDGKYRGGNSWVNVFDKLSGKKIKAINAGRSGRKTADIKEFDSTITNYRTIDHVIFFLAVNDLRVASDKVLQGCVTNMKTMIDKARACYGNELKITLVGSAGLSIGNVSERFHKMGYDEKEQAMLDKLRPEYKKLAKENDAAFIDLWNIVSKDNYSDGLHPNLDGQQQIGAAIWKQFSASQVSQP
- a CDS encoding GDSL-type esterase/lipase family protein, whose amino-acid sequence is MTIRTKIIALFIFTLISSTLHADKLIRIACVGDSITYGAGIKDRETNSYPAQLQALLGNTYKVGNFGVSARTLLKKGDKPYWNNKAYKKALSFNPNIVIIKLGTNDIKPNNWKHHAEFAGDLKALVKSFQDLASKPTVFLATPVPVQKTRWGMTEDAIVNGVMPLVKQVADELKLSIIDFHGAVPSEAKYFKDGIHPNADGAKLMAASAAAAVK
- a CDS encoding sialate O-acetylesterase — encoded protein: MKISTNSLVKSKISACLLTSIILFCATPAQADVKLNSLFTDNMVLQRGIPAKVFGKANDGEKVTVTINGQTATSTATNGEWLVKLKPMKAGGPFNMTVKGKNTVTIKNVMLGDVWVCAGQSNMDYDLGKFLSPKLGDVAKKYAKIIDTSVNDKVRIALIAKHFPRTVVEEVKIEDSFSKSWQAPSVEITPLTSAVGYVFAKNLSVHLNVPIGLIDSNKGGTAVETWMTNNSKKALGAKVGKSGYNGMIAPLHKFAIKGVIWYQGENNARTIQSSLAYAKNFKIMITDWRKAWGLGDFPFLYVQLAGYAKTKGTNAPVTWPFLRESQTKALELANTAMALALDKGVEFNIHPHHKIAVSERLVLCARKLAYGEDIVYSGPQYKSHEIKGNSVVISFDHAGSGLTAKDTLWDKELVKANVLKGFTICGADKEFVAAYAFVKGDTIVVSAKTVAMPLAVRYAWDGFPRSNFANKEGLPAVPFRTDNFNDAGSVISAKKKGKSKSKRKK
- a CDS encoding SGNH/GDSL hydrolase family protein — translated: MKNNIIKLLLTLSLTCSALFAVEPGSAEEKAKGKKWIPTPIEGKANALIIGDSISIGYTLQVRDLLEGKVNVYRPILEGTDQPWNCGHTSSINGGLDRMLKGPKWDVIHFNTGLHDLKRINRKKGARSDDPSVPVVISLEQYREGLEKIVIRLKATGAKVIFATTTPYVEGVYPCRIPEDAVKYNQVAIEVMKKHDVAINDLYSASLPKLKEWQQNKNVHFNEVGKQKLAELVAESIKNNL
- a CDS encoding sialate O-acetylesterase — protein: MKKLFFTLFLLFSSFSLQAEIKVHQLFSKGAVLQRNQAVPVWGWAKPGSKISVSFAGQKESSQTNSTGKWMVTLKSMPASSDSRSMTISDGETTLSIDDILVGEVWLCSGQSNMDFGLGGVCRKPRNPKYQAITDFMNEEIKDINDTLFRQMTVRRELSPLNEKENIVGTWYPANQRFVKGFTAVGFNFGRELRKELNIPVGLIKCAWGGTRVEAWIPTAQYQSDNELKEYYDAEIAKLNQTLSTWDKEKVAAENKAKIEAHKIAAEKANVEGKKRPHYPRLQKNPDENNTLPSTLYNAMIAPLVPYAMKGAIWYQGEANAGFATDQYQKRFTKMIQGWRQAWDLPLDFYWCQLAQFKKPLLEPAEASTWVQIQYQQSQCMSLPNSGMAVLNDIGDAADIHPINKIDAGKRLAFWALNKSYKKEDVIHSGPTYKSHEVKANKVIITFDNTGSGLMTASKELHKAVQENSSPLKSFQICAADGAWQWAEAKIISSNQVEVSHAEISQPVEVRYAWASNPEGANLYNKEGLPTGLFKTEL